In the genome of Candidatus Cybelea sp., one region contains:
- a CDS encoding rhomboid family intramembrane serine protease, with amino-acid sequence MITKLLIALNVIGFLWELYVGGPGVLGGFTTPRSQNVLLEGALFPAAVLQDGQWWRIFTGAFLHGGLLHIGVNMLSLWSVGRFIEFALGPWRMLLVYFVSLVASGLGVVYLSAPATPTLGASGAIFGIFGALFAVGFKLGKPGMDLVRANVGILVINLIITFTVPVISWPAHVAGLLAGFITTYAIYVPPRRVAPVVVDTTTGRTLETEYETPNDPHPAP; translated from the coding sequence GTGATCACCAAGCTGCTCATCGCGCTCAATGTCATTGGGTTTCTTTGGGAACTCTACGTCGGCGGCCCCGGCGTATTGGGCGGCTTTACGACGCCGCGCAGCCAGAACGTGCTGCTCGAAGGCGCGTTGTTCCCTGCGGCCGTTCTGCAGGACGGACAGTGGTGGCGAATCTTCACCGGAGCCTTTTTGCACGGCGGCCTGCTGCACATCGGTGTAAATATGTTATCGCTATGGTCCGTCGGGCGTTTCATCGAGTTTGCGCTGGGACCGTGGCGGATGCTGCTCGTGTACTTTGTCTCGCTCGTCGCCTCGGGACTGGGCGTTGTGTACTTGAGTGCTCCGGCCACGCCGACGCTCGGTGCCAGCGGGGCAATATTCGGCATCTTCGGCGCCCTCTTCGCGGTCGGGTTCAAACTCGGAAAGCCCGGGATGGACCTCGTGCGCGCCAACGTCGGCATCCTCGTCATCAACCTGATCATCACGTTTACCGTACCGGTCATCTCCTGGCCGGCGCACGTCGCCGGGCTCCTCGCGGGCTTTATCACGACGTACGCGATCTACGTACCGCCGCGCCGCGTCGCCCCCGTCGTCGTCGATACCACGACCGGCCGAACGCTGGAGACAGAGTACGAAACGCCCAACGATCCTCACCCGGCACCGTGA
- a CDS encoding ATP-dependent DNA helicase, which translates to MSETLERVFGVDGPIARKLPGYEPRPGQLQMAQLVERGILENIHTIVEAGTGVGKSLAYLVPAVRSGKKVVLSTGTIALQEQLVHKDIPLVEAALGRPIRVTLLKGRSHYLCREKFERMRADRLLAPSPSMQRVWDWGARTRTGDRAELSFLPPANEWEQLDADADECIGEYCPHFRDCFYFDKRDEARYADVVVVNHALFFLDLAGGGGLLPPYDVAVLDEAHQCERWATDAVTAVLSGSSIGRMLRKMRRTYELPAAFEGDLEAAVARLETSLARVPGDRYPLAANEDAGAPLAGLRRILYDLENWLFANWMDARKHKNTGEPGEAERRRDLMLRSVVAHEAVIDRIEAGSDETIAWAERSDADGRYSVHCAPHEVADFLRATLFARTPSVILTSATLATNGSFDFARRQLGIDDAQELVAPSPFDYARQARLFIAPAAYNPKSPEFARRAAPLVEECLERSRGRAFVLFTSYARLREVYALLRERLAYPVRLQGQLPRSHLIDWFRRTPGAVLFGTGTFWEGIDVAGDALSCVIIDRLPFPSPSDPLVMARVRALEARGLDGFEHYMVPAATVRLKQGFGRLIRSGSDRGLMALLDGRASSTRYGAAILSALPPALRIEDLDELAPFFAREDVS; encoded by the coding sequence GTGAGCGAGACGCTCGAGCGCGTCTTCGGAGTCGACGGCCCGATCGCGCGAAAGCTGCCGGGCTACGAACCGCGCCCGGGGCAGCTGCAGATGGCGCAGCTCGTCGAGCGCGGAATCTTGGAGAACATCCACACCATCGTCGAAGCGGGAACGGGCGTGGGGAAATCGCTGGCGTACCTCGTACCGGCGGTACGCAGCGGCAAGAAGGTCGTGTTGTCGACCGGCACGATCGCGCTCCAAGAACAGCTCGTGCACAAAGACATTCCGCTCGTCGAAGCGGCGCTCGGCCGGCCGATTCGCGTTACGCTGCTGAAGGGGCGTTCGCATTATCTCTGCCGCGAGAAGTTCGAACGCATGCGCGCGGACCGGCTCCTCGCCCCGTCGCCGTCGATGCAGCGCGTCTGGGACTGGGGAGCGCGCACGCGCACCGGCGACCGCGCCGAGCTTTCGTTTCTGCCGCCTGCCAACGAATGGGAACAGCTCGATGCCGATGCCGACGAGTGCATCGGGGAATACTGCCCGCACTTCCGCGACTGCTTCTACTTCGATAAGCGCGACGAGGCGAGGTACGCCGACGTCGTCGTCGTAAACCATGCGCTCTTCTTTCTTGACTTGGCCGGCGGCGGCGGATTGCTTCCGCCTTACGACGTCGCCGTGCTCGACGAGGCGCATCAGTGCGAACGCTGGGCGACCGACGCCGTAACCGCGGTGCTCTCGGGAAGCAGCATCGGACGCATGCTGCGCAAGATGCGCCGCACGTACGAGCTGCCCGCGGCATTCGAAGGCGACCTCGAAGCCGCCGTCGCCCGTTTGGAGACGTCGCTCGCGCGCGTCCCCGGCGATCGCTATCCGCTTGCCGCCAACGAGGACGCGGGTGCGCCGCTGGCCGGCCTTCGCCGGATTCTATACGATCTGGAGAACTGGCTATTCGCTAATTGGATGGACGCGCGAAAGCACAAGAACACCGGCGAACCCGGTGAAGCCGAGCGCCGGCGCGACTTGATGCTGCGCTCGGTCGTCGCGCACGAGGCGGTCATCGACCGGATCGAGGCCGGCTCCGACGAAACGATCGCGTGGGCCGAACGCAGCGACGCCGACGGACGCTACTCGGTGCACTGTGCGCCGCACGAGGTCGCGGACTTTCTGCGCGCCACGCTCTTTGCCCGGACGCCCAGCGTGATCCTCACCAGCGCGACGCTCGCGACCAACGGTTCGTTCGATTTCGCGCGCCGCCAGCTCGGAATCGACGACGCACAGGAACTGGTTGCGCCCTCACCATTCGACTATGCTCGCCAAGCGCGGCTCTTCATCGCACCGGCCGCATACAACCCGAAGTCGCCGGAGTTCGCTCGCCGAGCCGCGCCGCTGGTCGAGGAGTGCCTCGAGCGCAGCCGAGGCCGCGCCTTCGTGCTCTTCACCTCTTACGCGCGGCTGCGCGAGGTCTACGCCCTGCTGCGCGAGCGTCTCGCATACCCAGTCCGCCTGCAGGGGCAGCTGCCGCGTTCGCACCTGATCGATTGGTTCCGGCGCACTCCGGGCGCCGTGCTCTTTGGTACCGGCACGTTTTGGGAGGGCATCGACGTCGCCGGCGACGCGCTCTCGTGCGTGATCATCGATCGTCTGCCGTTCCCGTCGCCGAGCGATCCGCTCGTGATGGCGCGCGTGCGCGCCCTGGAAGCGCGCGGACTCGACGGCTTCGAACACTACATGGTGCCCGCGGCGACGGTGCGCCTCAAACAGGGTTTCGGGCGCCTCATCCGCAGCGGCAGCGACCGGGGATTGATGGCGCTGCTCGACGGACGCGCCTCTTCGACACGCTATGGCGCGGCAATCCTTTCGGCACTCCCGCCGGCGCTGCGCATCGAAGATCTCGACGAGCTCGCACCCTTTTTCGCACGGGAAGATGTCTCTTGA
- a CDS encoding sigma-70 family RNA polymerase sigma factor: MAIAFAAHERSAFAQAYRQYASLLYSAAYNVLRNRDEAQDCVHDAIAKLWRSRAPYSEKRGSLRSFLVVCVRNEAISRRRRAVNRTRLSGRLASFAEEHAELEVEDPIERDRVRTAVARLPDDQRTALSMAFYDGKTHTEIASELQQPLGTIKSRISLGLRKLAAALASGGAREEPS; this comes from the coding sequence TTGGCGATAGCGTTCGCGGCCCACGAGCGCTCGGCGTTCGCGCAAGCGTACCGGCAGTACGCTTCGCTGCTCTATTCGGCGGCCTACAACGTCCTGCGCAACCGCGACGAGGCGCAGGATTGCGTGCACGATGCGATCGCAAAGCTCTGGCGATCGCGCGCTCCCTATTCGGAAAAGCGGGGCTCGCTGCGAAGTTTTCTCGTCGTCTGCGTACGCAACGAGGCGATCTCGCGACGTCGGCGTGCGGTTAACCGCACGCGCTTGAGCGGGCGGCTGGCCTCGTTTGCGGAGGAGCACGCGGAGCTGGAGGTGGAGGATCCGATCGAACGCGATCGCGTTCGCACGGCGGTTGCACGGCTTCCCGACGATCAGCGTACGGCGCTTTCGATGGCCTTCTACGACGGCAAGACGCACACCGAGATCGCCTCCGAGCTGCAGCAGCCGCTGGGCACGATCAAAAGCCGCATCAGCCTCGGGTTACGCAAACTCGCCGCGGCTCTGGCCTCCGGCGGGGCGCGCGAGGAACCATCGTGA
- the acs gene encoding acetate--CoA ligase produces MGHAIEALFEESRRFPPSPEFAKQANASAGLYEQAERDYLAFWAEWARKLEWSKPFTTVLEWNEPFAKWFGDGELNVSVNCLDRHVRAGRGDKIAFYFEGEPGDRRTITYAQLLEDVNRFANGLRSLGIKKGDRVAIYMPMVPELPIALLACARIGAPHSVIFGGFSPESIVDRVNDASCVALITADHGWRRGNKVPLKRNCDIAMERTPSIRHCIVTRRIGDEVFMHAGRDVWWQELVAGQPAECEPEPMNAEDLLFLLYTSGTTAKPKGIKHTTGGYLTHVTMTHKLVFDLKEESDIYWCTADIGWVTGHSYIVYGPLANGATGVIYEGTPDYPDKDRFWEIVERYRVTILYTAPTAIRTFMKWGTEYPARHDLSSLRVLGTVGEPINPEAWIWYREWIGANKAPVVDTWWQTETGGIMIAPLPGVTTLLPGSATQPLPGIAAGVVNDRGEAVPLGGGGYAVLTRPWPGMLRGIWGDDERYIQTYWAKFPHLYFAGDGARRDAGGNYWFMGRIDDVMNVSGHRISTTEVESALVDHPKVAEAAVCGKLDEMTGQAVYAFVSLKGAQTGSAELADELRDHVASKLGKFTRPKYVTFAQELPKTRSGKIMRRLLRDIAEGRTLGDTTTLADSSIVAELAERARTEVTQED; encoded by the coding sequence ATGGGCCACGCCATCGAAGCGCTCTTTGAGGAGAGCCGCCGCTTTCCACCATCGCCGGAATTCGCGAAGCAAGCGAATGCAAGCGCCGGGCTGTACGAGCAAGCCGAACGGGACTACCTCGCTTTCTGGGCGGAGTGGGCGCGCAAACTCGAATGGAGCAAGCCGTTCACGACGGTACTGGAGTGGAACGAGCCGTTCGCAAAATGGTTCGGCGACGGCGAGCTCAACGTCTCGGTCAACTGCCTCGACCGGCACGTCCGCGCCGGGCGCGGTGACAAAATCGCTTTCTACTTCGAGGGAGAGCCGGGGGATCGCCGGACGATCACGTACGCGCAGCTTCTCGAGGACGTTAACCGCTTCGCCAACGGACTGCGGTCGCTGGGCATCAAGAAGGGCGATCGCGTCGCGATCTACATGCCGATGGTGCCGGAGCTGCCGATCGCGTTGCTGGCCTGCGCGCGAATCGGCGCGCCCCACTCGGTGATCTTCGGTGGTTTTTCGCCAGAATCGATCGTCGACCGCGTCAACGATGCGAGCTGCGTGGCGCTAATTACCGCAGATCACGGCTGGCGCCGAGGGAACAAAGTACCGCTCAAACGCAACTGCGACATCGCGATGGAGCGCACGCCTTCGATCCGGCACTGCATCGTCACGCGGCGAATCGGCGACGAAGTCTTCATGCACGCAGGGCGCGACGTCTGGTGGCAGGAGCTCGTCGCGGGGCAGCCGGCGGAGTGCGAACCCGAGCCGATGAACGCCGAGGACCTGCTCTTCCTTCTCTATACGAGCGGCACGACGGCGAAGCCAAAGGGCATCAAACACACCACCGGCGGCTATCTGACGCACGTTACGATGACGCACAAGCTGGTCTTCGATCTCAAAGAGGAGAGCGACATCTACTGGTGCACGGCCGATATCGGCTGGGTCACCGGGCACTCGTACATCGTCTACGGCCCGCTGGCGAACGGCGCGACCGGCGTCATCTACGAAGGCACGCCGGACTATCCCGATAAGGATCGCTTTTGGGAGATCGTCGAGCGCTATCGCGTGACGATCCTCTACACCGCGCCGACCGCAATACGCACCTTTATGAAGTGGGGCACCGAGTATCCCGCGCGACACGATCTCTCGTCGCTGCGCGTGCTCGGCACGGTCGGCGAACCGATCAATCCCGAAGCGTGGATCTGGTATCGCGAGTGGATCGGCGCGAACAAAGCGCCGGTCGTCGACACGTGGTGGCAGACGGAGACGGGCGGCATCATGATTGCACCGTTGCCGGGCGTGACGACGCTGCTCCCCGGGAGTGCGACGCAGCCGTTGCCCGGCATCGCGGCAGGCGTCGTCAACGATCGCGGCGAGGCGGTGCCGCTTGGCGGCGGCGGGTACGCCGTGCTGACGCGGCCGTGGCCGGGAATGCTGCGCGGCATCTGGGGCGACGACGAGCGCTACATACAGACCTACTGGGCGAAGTTTCCGCATCTCTATTTTGCGGGCGACGGCGCGCGGCGCGACGCCGGCGGAAACTACTGGTTTATGGGGCGCATCGACGACGTGATGAACGTCAGCGGCCATCGCATCTCGACGACGGAAGTCGAGAGCGCGCTCGTCGATCATCCGAAGGTTGCTGAAGCCGCAGTCTGCGGGAAACTCGACGAGATGACGGGGCAGGCCGTCTACGCCTTCGTTTCGCTCAAGGGCGCCCAGACGGGTTCGGCGGAGCTCGCCGACGAGCTGCGCGACCACGTCGCTTCGAAGCTGGGCAAGTTCACCCGCCCGAAGTACGTGACGTTCGCGCAGGAGCTTCCCAAGACGCGCAGCGGCAAGATCATGCGCCGCCTGCTGCGCGATATCGCCGAGGGGCGCACGCTCGGCGACACGACGACGCTGGCAGACTCGTCGATCGTTGCGGAACTCGCGGAGCGCGCGAGGACCGAGGTCACGCAAGAGGATTAA
- a CDS encoding TlpA disulfide reductase family protein, whose amino-acid sequence MLAALVLAALIAPAQTGLATIRYDAPPPNFAIPTKHGTHYLSDLRGRVVVVDFWASWCDVCTKELRDFVRAKKLYGDRVDVVTISNEDPGVAASYLQTWEIHLPLVEDLQGAISRLYSVSKIPVTLVLDPSGAVSYVSVGGLSWQELVQAIERAQASPTASTRASGVLQ is encoded by the coding sequence ATGCTGGCTGCACTTGTCCTCGCGGCGCTCATCGCGCCGGCGCAAACGGGGCTCGCAACGATTCGATACGATGCGCCCCCGCCGAATTTCGCGATTCCAACTAAGCACGGAACGCACTATCTTTCCGACCTGCGCGGCCGCGTCGTCGTCGTCGACTTTTGGGCGAGCTGGTGCGATGTCTGCACGAAAGAGCTGCGTGATTTCGTTCGCGCGAAGAAGCTGTACGGCGACCGCGTCGACGTCGTTACGATTTCCAATGAAGACCCGGGCGTCGCGGCGAGCTATCTGCAAACGTGGGAGATCCACTTGCCGCTCGTCGAGGACTTGCAAGGCGCCATCTCGCGCCTCTACTCGGTCTCGAAGATTCCCGTCACGCTCGTCCTCGATCCCAGCGGCGCCGTCTCGTACGTCTCGGTTGGCGGGCTCAGCTGGCAAGAGCTCGTCCAAGCAATCGAGCGCGCCCAAGCATCCCCTACCGCTAGCACTCGGGCCTCCGGAGTGCTACAGTAG
- the hrcA gene encoding heat-inducible transcriptional repressor HrcA: MTETGGLDKRKAYILATVVYEYIATAEPVGSQVLTQKYNLGISSATVRNEMAELEAGGYLTQPHTSAGRIPSDAGYRTYVDQLMQPEELNQSERRRIRDELSDAARELDEIIDHTTRLLGRLSNNLAFVTKPQQETPSYKHIQLIWLSPHTGVAIVVTSLGVAAQSLFELGAEVQPDDLTRFSNALNARLADRSMRDVTEPEIARAATQACVSDDLRVAVVNACLSARSSEQPTIAAAGAQNLLDQPEFQDLRKLRSILRIVEEQKTLYQLVADAMTADTASVKIGHELGSEELADLSIVTVPYRFGSHALGMLSILGPRRMPYARLLALASGTAETLSHRLSDVDHIT; the protein is encoded by the coding sequence GTGACAGAAACTGGCGGCCTCGACAAGCGCAAGGCCTATATCCTGGCGACGGTCGTCTACGAATATATAGCGACCGCCGAACCGGTCGGCTCCCAGGTGCTCACCCAGAAGTACAACCTCGGCATCAGCTCGGCAACCGTCCGCAACGAGATGGCGGAGCTCGAGGCGGGCGGGTATTTGACCCAGCCTCATACCTCGGCCGGACGGATCCCCTCGGACGCCGGCTACCGTACCTACGTCGACCAACTGATGCAGCCCGAGGAGCTGAACCAGAGCGAGCGGCGCCGCATCCGCGACGAGCTCTCCGACGCGGCCCGCGAGCTCGACGAGATTATCGATCACACCACGCGCCTGCTCGGCCGGCTTTCCAATAATCTCGCTTTTGTCACCAAGCCGCAGCAAGAGACGCCCAGCTACAAACACATCCAGCTGATCTGGCTCTCGCCGCACACCGGCGTGGCGATCGTCGTCACCTCGCTCGGCGTTGCCGCGCAGAGCCTGTTCGAACTCGGCGCCGAAGTGCAGCCCGACGATCTCACCCGCTTTTCCAATGCGCTCAACGCGCGGCTCGCCGATCGTTCGATGCGTGACGTGACCGAACCCGAGATTGCCCGTGCGGCCACCCAGGCGTGCGTCTCCGACGATCTGCGCGTGGCGGTCGTCAACGCCTGCCTATCGGCGCGCTCGAGCGAACAGCCGACGATTGCCGCTGCCGGCGCACAGAATCTGCTCGATCAGCCGGAGTTTCAAGACTTGCGTAAGCTGCGCTCGATTCTGCGAATCGTCGAAGAGCAGAAGACGCTCTATCAACTGGTCGCCGACGCGATGACCGCCGACACCGCCAGCGTCAAGATCGGGCACGAACTCGGCAGCGAGGAGCTTGCCGACCTCTCGATCGTTACCGTTCCTTACCGTTTCGGCTCGCACGCGCTGGGGATGCTCTCGATTCTGGGGCCGCGACGCATGCCCTACGCCCGGCTGCTGGCGCTCGCTTCAGGAACGGCCGAAACGCTAAGCCATCGGCTTTCGGATGTCGATCACATAACGTAG
- the dnaJ gene encoding molecular chaperone DnaJ: protein MPATDYYETLGVARSASGDEIKRAYRNLARQHHPDVAEDKSKAEHHFKAINEAYEVLSDPNKRAQYDRFGVVGNGASAGPGDFFANGGFGDIFDMFFSGMRGPQPRRAGPERGSDLRYDLEISLEEAFAGTTKEIAFNRLGQCESCKGSGAKPGTIITACDRCRGTGTMRTARHTPLGQIITQSACTRCGGEGHVISAPCESCNGQGKSEHEAHLTVNIPAGVDDGSRIRIAANGEAGSHGGPPGDLYVYLRITPHKLFRREARDTFVDVPVSFPSAALGATIEVPSLHGGVEVTLPPGTQSGSRLRLRGFGMPSVRGSQHGDHHVTVHVVVPTKMNRHQREALEEYAHAGGDVIDERSFFERVKDAFRPE from the coding sequence ATGCCCGCGACGGATTACTACGAGACCCTCGGCGTTGCTCGCAGCGCCTCGGGGGATGAGATTAAGCGAGCCTATCGCAACCTTGCGCGTCAGCATCATCCCGACGTTGCTGAGGATAAGTCGAAGGCCGAGCATCACTTCAAAGCGATCAACGAAGCCTACGAGGTGCTCTCCGATCCCAACAAGCGGGCGCAGTACGACCGCTTTGGCGTCGTCGGCAACGGCGCATCGGCCGGTCCGGGCGATTTCTTCGCAAACGGCGGCTTCGGCGACATCTTCGATATGTTTTTCAGCGGCATGCGCGGGCCGCAGCCGCGCCGCGCTGGGCCGGAGCGCGGCTCCGATCTCCGCTACGATCTCGAGATCTCACTCGAAGAAGCGTTCGCCGGCACCACCAAAGAGATCGCCTTCAACCGGCTGGGGCAGTGCGAAAGCTGTAAGGGGAGCGGCGCCAAACCCGGCACGATTATCACTGCCTGCGATCGCTGCCGCGGCACTGGAACGATGCGCACGGCGCGTCACACCCCGCTCGGGCAAATCATCACGCAATCCGCGTGCACGCGCTGCGGCGGCGAGGGTCACGTCATCTCTGCCCCCTGCGAAAGCTGTAACGGCCAAGGCAAGAGCGAGCACGAAGCCCACCTCACGGTGAACATTCCCGCGGGCGTCGACGATGGGTCGCGGATTCGCATCGCCGCCAACGGCGAGGCCGGCTCGCACGGCGGCCCGCCCGGCGATCTCTACGTGTATCTGCGTATCACGCCGCACAAGCTCTTCCGTCGCGAGGCACGCGATACGTTCGTCGACGTGCCGGTAAGTTTCCCATCCGCGGCGCTCGGCGCAACGATCGAGGTACCGTCGCTGCACGGCGGCGTCGAGGTGACGCTGCCGCCGGGCACTCAATCGGGCTCGCGTCTGCGCTTGCGCGGCTTCGGGATGCCGAGCGTGCGCGGCTCGCAGCACGGCGACCATCACGTTACCGTGCACGTCGTCGTCCCGACGAAGATGAACCGGCATCAGCGTGAAGCACTCGAGGAGTACGCGCACGCGGGCGGCGACGTCATCGACGAGCGTAGTTTCTTCGAACGCGTGAAGGACGCGTTTCGCCCGGAGTGA
- a CDS encoding 16S rRNA (uracil(1498)-N(3))-methyltransferase encodes MTAARRFFVEGANEIGGIVEIDGADAHKIEHVLRLKAGDEIVLIDSTARTFAATIREIARSVHAEITRTIEGAASAAALQIDLAQAVPKGQRMEFVVEKGTELGVETFVPFVCERSVRRDVGAEKLSRWRRIARTAALQSGRKTIPQIADPLDFEGLLARFGEYDGVLFAWELAAPAPLYERLREALPGRGRVLVVVGPEGGFTHAEAELAAGKDAALLWLGPRVLRTDTAALVLLAVIGSLAS; translated from the coding sequence GTGACCGCCGCGCGCCGCTTCTTCGTCGAAGGCGCGAACGAGATTGGTGGCATCGTCGAGATCGACGGTGCCGACGCGCACAAGATCGAGCACGTCCTGCGCTTGAAAGCCGGCGACGAGATCGTGCTGATCGATTCGACAGCGCGGACCTTCGCCGCAACGATCCGTGAAATCGCGAGATCCGTCCACGCCGAAATCACCCGCACCATCGAAGGAGCAGCATCTGCCGCGGCGCTGCAGATCGACCTTGCGCAAGCGGTGCCCAAAGGCCAACGAATGGAGTTCGTCGTCGAAAAAGGCACGGAACTCGGTGTCGAGACCTTTGTGCCATTCGTCTGCGAGCGCAGCGTGCGGCGCGACGTCGGGGCTGAGAAGCTCTCGCGCTGGCGGCGAATCGCGCGCACGGCGGCCCTGCAGTCCGGCCGTAAAACGATCCCGCAGATTGCCGACCCGCTCGATTTCGAGGGGCTGCTCGCGCGCTTCGGGGAGTACGACGGCGTGCTCTTTGCCTGGGAGCTCGCTGCCCCAGCTCCGCTGTACGAACGGTTGCGTGAGGCCCTCCCCGGCCGCGGGCGAGTCCTGGTCGTCGTCGGGCCCGAGGGCGGTTTTACCCACGCCGAGGCGGAGCTTGCCGCTGGAAAGGACGCTGCGCTGCTCTGGCTTGGCCCGCGCGTGCTGCGCACCGATACGGCCGCGCTCGTACTGCTGGCGGTGATTGGGTCCCTGGCGTCGTAG
- a CDS encoding polyprenol monophosphomannose synthase: MPLPFSIVIPTYNEAAGIEKLLRALAETFAENGLDGEVIVVDDNSPDGTGAIVDRLSKDLPVRCLHRAGKLGLSSAVIEGWTIARPDSVVLGAMDADFSHDVKALPKMAAALASGEYGLAVGSRYVAGGGIENWPMRRIITSRVACWLARPLTSVKDVTSGFFLVRREALDGVQLDPIGFKIGLEVIAKARYGKAVEIPYVFTDRVAGQSKLNEREIFNYLRQLRRLYAAWLLPKPAKERSSSAKA; encoded by the coding sequence ATGCCACTCCCGTTTTCGATCGTCATCCCCACCTACAACGAGGCCGCCGGCATCGAGAAGCTGCTGCGCGCGCTCGCCGAGACGTTTGCGGAAAACGGCCTCGACGGTGAAGTGATCGTCGTCGACGACAACTCGCCGGACGGCACCGGCGCGATCGTCGACCGGCTCTCTAAGGATTTGCCCGTGCGCTGCCTGCACCGCGCCGGAAAACTCGGCCTCTCCAGCGCCGTGATCGAGGGCTGGACGATCGCACGGCCTGATTCGGTCGTACTCGGAGCGATGGACGCCGACTTCAGCCACGACGTGAAGGCGCTCCCGAAAATGGCCGCGGCGCTTGCCTCCGGCGAGTACGGCTTGGCCGTCGGGAGCCGCTACGTCGCCGGCGGCGGGATCGAAAACTGGCCGATGCGGCGCATCATCACCTCGCGCGTCGCCTGTTGGCTCGCGCGTCCGCTGACCAGCGTAAAGGACGTGACGAGCGGCTTCTTTCTCGTCCGCCGCGAGGCGCTCGACGGCGTGCAGCTCGATCCGATCGGCTTCAAGATCGGCCTCGAGGTGATCGCGAAAGCGCGCTACGGAAAGGCCGTCGAGATTCCCTACGTCTTCACCGACCGCGTCGCCGGCCAGTCGAAGCTCAACGAGCGCGAGATCTTCAATTATCTTCGGCAGCTGCGCCGGCTCTACGCGGCCTGGCTCCTCCCGAAGCCCGCGAAGGAGCGGAGCTCGAGTGCCAAGGCCTGA
- the accD gene encoding acetyl-CoA carboxylase, carboxyltransferase subunit beta — MPRPDWLTARRAKEPEAAEAAMWSKCQKCGEVLYRRDLAANLFVCTRCGYHFRMHAYDRIASVADNGEFTEIGGEILPQDPLGWTDKRTYPAKLGTDRERSGISESVVCGFASIGGRRVALAIMDFHFRGGTMGQVTGERITLLLEEARRRRVPCIIFSASGGARMEEGMLALMQMAKTTAAVSRFMDEGNFFVVVLTDPTSGGVSASFAFQADVIVAESKAMIGFAGRRVIEQTIRQRLPDQFQTAEFLLEKGAIDMVVDRRSLKGTLVRLLEYAGHE, encoded by the coding sequence GTGCCAAGGCCTGACTGGCTCACGGCTCGCCGGGCGAAGGAGCCCGAGGCGGCCGAAGCGGCGATGTGGAGCAAGTGCCAAAAGTGCGGCGAGGTCCTCTACCGGCGCGATCTCGCCGCGAATCTTTTCGTCTGCACGCGCTGCGGCTACCACTTCCGGATGCACGCCTACGATCGTATCGCCTCGGTCGCCGACAACGGCGAATTTACCGAAATTGGCGGCGAGATACTGCCGCAAGACCCGTTGGGCTGGACCGACAAGCGCACCTATCCCGCCAAGCTCGGCACCGATCGCGAACGCAGCGGCATCTCCGAATCGGTCGTCTGCGGCTTCGCCTCGATTGGCGGCCGGCGAGTGGCCCTCGCGATCATGGACTTTCACTTTCGCGGCGGCACGATGGGGCAGGTCACCGGCGAACGCATCACGCTGCTGCTGGAAGAGGCGCGGCGCCGGCGCGTTCCCTGCATTATCTTCTCGGCCTCGGGCGGCGCCCGGATGGAAGAGGGCATGCTCGCGCTGATGCAGATGGCCAAGACGACGGCCGCCGTTTCGCGCTTCATGGACGAGGGGAATTTCTTTGTTGTGGTCTTGACGGATCCGACCAGCGGCGGCGTCTCCGCCTCGTTCGCGTTTCAGGCCGACGTCATCGTCGCGGAATCGAAGGCAATGATCGGCTTCGCGGGGCGCCGCGTGATCGAGCAGACGATCCGCCAGCGGCTCCCCGACCAGTTTCAGACCGCCGAGTTTCTCCTCGAAAAAGGCGCAATCGATATGGTCGTCGACCGGCGCAGTCTCAAAGGGACGCTGGTGCGCCTGCTGGAGTACGCCGGGCATGAGTAA